One region of Primulina tabacum isolate GXHZ01 chromosome 1, ASM2559414v2, whole genome shotgun sequence genomic DNA includes:
- the LOC142518637 gene encoding uncharacterized protein LOC142518637 isoform X2 has translation MFPQVGRPTKGRQVVTFDNKTLTQAHRYILSNCFRIAATSEFKSELKRRYRYGRRPTNSQLENMFDQTNEEIVDLDLRALSRAPNSIAFSFQGFNVNGFAFRTVESEQNKKVQNSGIMVQSMHDNDDHESTYYGRLNDVISLDYGSRGRIILFRCDWVNTTSGTKIDCLIFTMVNFSRLIHTGEREEHEPFILASQDKMVYYVLDPKEEDWYYVFRHTPRDTYNMGDENDIDTMYFVDINFSSIQSLLSDINGEDVELTRSDVEGSIVDGMHVAGNETDDEILIEFCVFLHFGENLS, from the exons ATGTTTCCACAAGTAGGAAGACCTACAAAAGGGCGTCAAGTAGTTACTTTTGACAACAAAACTCTTACTCAAGCTCATAGATATATCCTTTCCAACTGTTTCAGAATTGCAGCCACATC AGAATTTAAAAGCGAACTAAAGAGACGATATAGATATGGTCGTCGTCCAACTAACTCCCAGTTGGAAAATATG TTTGATCAAACGAATGAAGAAATTGTTGACTTGGATCTAAGGGCGCTTTCACGAGCTCCAAATTCTATAGCCTTTAGTTTTCAAGGATTCAATGTAAATGGTTTTGCATTTCGCACAGTGGAATCTGAACAGAACAAAAAAGTTCAGAATAGTGGGATCATGGTGCAATCGATGCATGATAATGATGATCATGAGTCAACCTACTACGGTAGATTAAATGATGTAATCTCACTTGATTACGGCAGTCGTGGAAGAATTATTCTTTTTCGATGTGATTGGGTTAACACTACTTCTGGAACAAAAATTGATTGTTTGATATTTACAATGGTTAACTTTTCACGCTTGATACATACAGGAGAACGAGAAGAGCATGAACCTTTTATTCTAGCTTCACAAGATAAAATGGTTTATTATGTACTTGATCCAAAAGAAGAGGACTGGTATTATGTTTTTCGTCACACACCAAGAGATACATACAATATGggtgatgaaaatgatattgATACAATGTATTTTGTTGATATCAATTTTTCAAGTATACAATCACTGTTAAGTGATATAAATGGGGAAGATGTTGAGTTAACTAGATCTGATGTTGAGGGCTCAATAGTTGATGGCATGCATGTCGCGGGCAATGAAACTGATGACgaaattttaattgaattttgtGTTTTCCTGCATTTTGGTGAAAACTTATCTTGA
- the LOC142518637 gene encoding uncharacterized protein LOC142518637 isoform X3, which produces MVRMQFAEWFARRFDQTNEEIVDLDLRALSRAPNSIAFSFQGFNVNGFAFRTVESEQNKKVQNSGIMVQSMHDNDDHESTYYGRLNDVISLDYGSRGRIILFRCDWVNTTSGTKIDCLIFTMVNFSRLIHTGEREEHEPFILASQDKMVYYVLDPKEEDWYYVFRHTPRDTYNMGDENDIDTMYFVDINFSSIQSLLSDINGEDVELTRSDVEGSIVDGMHVAGNETDDEILIEFCVFLHFGENLS; this is translated from the exons ATGGTACGAATGCAATTTGCGGAATGGTTCGCAAGACGA TTTGATCAAACGAATGAAGAAATTGTTGACTTGGATCTAAGGGCGCTTTCACGAGCTCCAAATTCTATAGCCTTTAGTTTTCAAGGATTCAATGTAAATGGTTTTGCATTTCGCACAGTGGAATCTGAACAGAACAAAAAAGTTCAGAATAGTGGGATCATGGTGCAATCGATGCATGATAATGATGATCATGAGTCAACCTACTACGGTAGATTAAATGATGTAATCTCACTTGATTACGGCAGTCGTGGAAGAATTATTCTTTTTCGATGTGATTGGGTTAACACTACTTCTGGAACAAAAATTGATTGTTTGATATTTACAATGGTTAACTTTTCACGCTTGATACATACAGGAGAACGAGAAGAGCATGAACCTTTTATTCTAGCTTCACAAGATAAAATGGTTTATTATGTACTTGATCCAAAAGAAGAGGACTGGTATTATGTTTTTCGTCACACACCAAGAGATACATACAATATGggtgatgaaaatgatattgATACAATGTATTTTGTTGATATCAATTTTTCAAGTATACAATCACTGTTAAGTGATATAAATGGGGAAGATGTTGAGTTAACTAGATCTGATGTTGAGGGCTCAATAGTTGATGGCATGCATGTCGCGGGCAATGAAACTGATGACgaaattttaattgaattttgtGTTTTCCTGCATTTTGGTGAAAACTTATCTTGA
- the LOC142518637 gene encoding uncharacterized protein LOC142518637 isoform X1, protein MFPQVGRPTKGRQVVTFDNKTLTQAHRYILSNCFRIAATSEFKSELKRRYRYGRRPTNSQLENMVRMQFAEWFARRFDQTNEEIVDLDLRALSRAPNSIAFSFQGFNVNGFAFRTVESEQNKKVQNSGIMVQSMHDNDDHESTYYGRLNDVISLDYGSRGRIILFRCDWVNTTSGTKIDCLIFTMVNFSRLIHTGEREEHEPFILASQDKMVYYVLDPKEEDWYYVFRHTPRDTYNMGDENDIDTMYFVDINFSSIQSLLSDINGEDVELTRSDVEGSIVDGMHVAGNETDDEILIEFCVFLHFGENLS, encoded by the exons ATGTTTCCACAAGTAGGAAGACCTACAAAAGGGCGTCAAGTAGTTACTTTTGACAACAAAACTCTTACTCAAGCTCATAGATATATCCTTTCCAACTGTTTCAGAATTGCAGCCACATC AGAATTTAAAAGCGAACTAAAGAGACGATATAGATATGGTCGTCGTCCAACTAACTCCCAGTTGGAAAATATGGTACGAATGCAATTTGCGGAATGGTTCGCAAGACGA TTTGATCAAACGAATGAAGAAATTGTTGACTTGGATCTAAGGGCGCTTTCACGAGCTCCAAATTCTATAGCCTTTAGTTTTCAAGGATTCAATGTAAATGGTTTTGCATTTCGCACAGTGGAATCTGAACAGAACAAAAAAGTTCAGAATAGTGGGATCATGGTGCAATCGATGCATGATAATGATGATCATGAGTCAACCTACTACGGTAGATTAAATGATGTAATCTCACTTGATTACGGCAGTCGTGGAAGAATTATTCTTTTTCGATGTGATTGGGTTAACACTACTTCTGGAACAAAAATTGATTGTTTGATATTTACAATGGTTAACTTTTCACGCTTGATACATACAGGAGAACGAGAAGAGCATGAACCTTTTATTCTAGCTTCACAAGATAAAATGGTTTATTATGTACTTGATCCAAAAGAAGAGGACTGGTATTATGTTTTTCGTCACACACCAAGAGATACATACAATATGggtgatgaaaatgatattgATACAATGTATTTTGTTGATATCAATTTTTCAAGTATACAATCACTGTTAAGTGATATAAATGGGGAAGATGTTGAGTTAACTAGATCTGATGTTGAGGGCTCAATAGTTGATGGCATGCATGTCGCGGGCAATGAAACTGATGACgaaattttaattgaattttgtGTTTTCCTGCATTTTGGTGAAAACTTATCTTGA